A section of the Lutra lutra chromosome 3, mLutLut1.2, whole genome shotgun sequence genome encodes:
- the BIN1 gene encoding myc box-dependent-interacting protein 1 isoform X16 — MAEMGSKGVTAGKIASNVQKKLTRAQEKVLQKLGKADETKDEQFEQCVQNFNKQLTEGTRLQKDLRTYLASVKAMHEASKKLNECLQEVYEPDWPGRDEANKIAENNDLLWLDYHQKLVDQALLTMDTYLGQFPDIKSRIAKRGRKLVDYDSARHHYESLQTAKKKDEAKIAKAEEELIKAQKVFEEMNVDLQEELPSLWNSRVGFYVNTFQSIAGLEENFHKEMSKLNESLNDVLVSLEKQHGSNTFTVKAQPSDNAPAKGNKSPSPPPDGSPAATPEIRVNHEPEPPSSATAGASLPKSPSQPTESPAGSLPSREPSAAEGTFAVAWPSQTAEPGPAQPAEASEVAGGTQPAAGAQEPGETAASEAASSSLPAVVVETFSATVNGTVEGGSGAGRLDLPPGFMFKVQAQHDYVATDTDELQLKAGDVVLVIPFQNPEEQDEGWLMGVKESDWNQHKELEKCRGVFPENFTERVQ, encoded by the exons GTCCTCCAGAAACTGGGAAAGGCGGATGAGACAAAGGATGAGCAGTTTGAACAGTGTGTCCAGAATTTCAACAAGCAGCTG ACTGAGGGCACTCGACTGCAGAAGGATCTCCGGACCTACCTGGCCTCAGTCAAGG CCATGCACGAGGCCTCCAAGAAACTGAATGAATGTCTGCAGGAGGTGTACGAGCCCGACTGGCCTGGCAGGGATGAAGCCAACAAGATAGCTGAG AACAATGACCTCCTCTGGTTGGATTACCACCAGAAGCTGGTGGACCAGGCGCTGCTGACCATGGACACATACCTGGGCCAGTTCCCTGACATCAAG TCACGCATTGCCAAGCGAGGGCGGAAGCTGGTGGACTATGACAGTGCCCGGCACCATTACGAGTCCCTCCAAACCGCCAAAAAGAAGGATGAAGCCAAAATTGCCAAG GCAGAGGAGGAGCTCATCAAAGCCCAGAAAGTGTTTGAGGAGATGAACGTGGATCTGCAGGAAGAGCTGCCATCCCTGTGGAACAG CCGTGTAGGTTTCTATGTGAACACGTTTCAGAGCATTGCGGGCCTGGAGGAGAACTTCCACAAGGAGATGAGTAAG CTCAACGAGAGCCTCAACGATGTGCTGGTCAGCCTGGAGAAGCAGCACGGGAGCAACACCTTCACAGTCAAGGCCCAGCCCAG TGACAACGCCCCTGCAAAAGGGAACAAGAGCCCTTCGCCTCCGCCAGATGGCTCTCCGGCAGCCACCCCAGAGATCAGAGTCAACCACGAGCCTGAGCCGCCTAGCTCGGCCACAGCCGGGGCATCCCTCCCCAAGTCCCCATCTCAG CCCACAGAGAGTCCGGCTGGCAGCCTGCCTTCCAGGGAGCCCAGCGCTGCCGAGGGCACCTTTGCTGTGGCCTGGCCCAGCCAGACAGCCGAGCCGGGGCCTGCCCAA CCAGCGGAGGCCTCGGAGGTGGCGGGTGGGACCCAACCTGCGGCTGGAGCCCAGGAGCCCGGGGAGACAGCAGCAAGTGAAGCGGCCTCC AGCTCTCTCCCTGCGGTGGTGGTAGAGACCTTCTCAGCAACTGTGAACGGCACCGTGGAGGGTGGCAGCGGGGCGGGACGCTTGGACCTGCCCCCGGGGTTCATGTTCAAG GTGCAGGCCCAGCATGACTATGTGGCCACCGACACGGATGAGCTGCAGCTCAAGGCTGGTGACGTGGTGCTGGTGATCCCCTTCCAGAACCCTGAGGAGCAG GATGAAGGCTGGCTCATGGGCGTGAAGGAGAGTGACTGGAACCAGcacaaggagctggagaaatgcCGGGGCGTCTTTCCCGAGAACTTCACCGAGCGGGTTCAGTGA
- the BIN1 gene encoding myc box-dependent-interacting protein 1 isoform X12, translated as MAEMGSKGVTAGKIASNVQKKLTRAQEKVLQKLGKADETKDEQFEQCVQNFNKQLTEGTRLQKDLRTYLASVKAMHEASKKLNECLQEVYEPDWPGRDEANKIAENNDLLWLDYHQKLVDQALLTMDTYLGQFPDIKSRIAKRGRKLVDYDSARHHYESLQTAKKKDEAKIAKPVSLLEKAAPQWCQGKLQAHLVAQTNLLRNQAEEELIKAQKVFEEMNVDLQEELPSLWNSRVGFYVNTFQSIAGLEENFHKEMSKLNESLNDVLVSLEKQHGSNTFTVKAQPRKKTKLLSRLLRKKNSDNAPAKGNKSPSPPPDGSPAATPEIRVNHEPEPPSSATAGASLPKSPSQLRKGPPVPPPPKHTPSKEVKQEQILSLFDDTFVPEISVTTPSQSSLPAVVVETFSATVNGTVEGGSGAGRLDLPPGFMFKVQAQHDYVATDTDELQLKAGDVVLVIPFQNPEEQDEGWLMGVKESDWNQHKELEKCRGVFPENFTERVQ; from the exons GTCCTCCAGAAACTGGGAAAGGCGGATGAGACAAAGGATGAGCAGTTTGAACAGTGTGTCCAGAATTTCAACAAGCAGCTG ACTGAGGGCACTCGACTGCAGAAGGATCTCCGGACCTACCTGGCCTCAGTCAAGG CCATGCACGAGGCCTCCAAGAAACTGAATGAATGTCTGCAGGAGGTGTACGAGCCCGACTGGCCTGGCAGGGATGAAGCCAACAAGATAGCTGAG AACAATGACCTCCTCTGGTTGGATTACCACCAGAAGCTGGTGGACCAGGCGCTGCTGACCATGGACACATACCTGGGCCAGTTCCCTGACATCAAG TCACGCATTGCCAAGCGAGGGCGGAAGCTGGTGGACTATGACAGTGCCCGGCACCATTACGAGTCCCTCCAAACCGCCAAAAAGAAGGATGAAGCCAAAATTGCCAAG cctgtcTCGCTGCTTGAGAAAGCTGCCCCCCAGTGGTGCCAAGGCAAACTGCAGGCTCATCTCGTAGCTCAAACTAACCTGCTCCGAAATCAG GCAGAGGAGGAGCTCATCAAAGCCCAGAAAGTGTTTGAGGAGATGAACGTGGATCTGCAGGAAGAGCTGCCATCCCTGTGGAACAG CCGTGTAGGTTTCTATGTGAACACGTTTCAGAGCATTGCGGGCCTGGAGGAGAACTTCCACAAGGAGATGAGTAAG CTCAACGAGAGCCTCAACGATGTGCTGGTCAGCCTGGAGAAGCAGCACGGGAGCAACACCTTCACAGTCAAGGCCCAGCCCAG aaagaaaactaaactgCTCTCCCGGCTGCTCAGAAAGAAGAACAG TGACAACGCCCCTGCAAAAGGGAACAAGAGCCCTTCGCCTCCGCCAGATGGCTCTCCGGCAGCCACCCCAGAGATCAGAGTCAACCACGAGCCTGAGCCGCCTAGCTCGGCCACAGCCGGGGCATCCCTCCCCAAGTCCCCATCTCAG CTCCGGAAAGGGCCACCAGTCCCTCCGCCTCCCAAACACACCCCGTCCAAGGAGGTCAAGCAGGAGCAGATCCTCAGCCTGTTTGATGACACGTTTGTCCCTGAGATCAGCGTGACCACCCCCTCCCAG AGCTCTCTCCCTGCGGTGGTGGTAGAGACCTTCTCAGCAACTGTGAACGGCACCGTGGAGGGTGGCAGCGGGGCGGGACGCTTGGACCTGCCCCCGGGGTTCATGTTCAAG GTGCAGGCCCAGCATGACTATGTGGCCACCGACACGGATGAGCTGCAGCTCAAGGCTGGTGACGTGGTGCTGGTGATCCCCTTCCAGAACCCTGAGGAGCAG GATGAAGGCTGGCTCATGGGCGTGAAGGAGAGTGACTGGAACCAGcacaaggagctggagaaatgcCGGGGCGTCTTTCCCGAGAACTTCACCGAGCGGGTTCAGTGA